A stretch of the Aegilops tauschii subsp. strangulata cultivar AL8/78 chromosome 4, Aet v6.0, whole genome shotgun sequence genome encodes the following:
- the LOC109774331 gene encoding histidine-containing phosphotransfer protein 2-like — protein sequence MSAAALRARLNNHVTSMFATDTVDKYFQYLQSVDEDGSSGAPGLVTEVINLFIGDANSILNGIAGLLNQTVVDFNKVDDLVHQLKGCSCSVGAKKVNLSCMHFHQFIESRSKEGCLMALALLTNEFCDVRDKFQTMMQLEQQIAACGPK from the exons ATGTCGGCCGCCGCGCTCAGGGCCCGACTGAACAACCATGTCACTTCAATGTTCGCCACG GATACGGTGGACAAGTATTTCCAGTACCTGCAGTCGGTGGACGAGGACGGCAGCTCAGGCGCCCCAGGCTTGGTCACCGAGGTCATCAACCTCTTCATCGGCGATGCCAACAGCATCCTCAACGGCATCGCCGGCCTGCT GAACCAGACCGTGGTAGATTTCAACAAGGTCGACGACCTGGTGCATCAGCTCAAGGGCTGCAGCTGCAG TGTTGGTGCTAAGAAAGTGAACCTCTCCTGCATGCACTTCCATCAGTTCATTGAGTCAAGAAGCAAAGAAGG GTGCCTCATGGCGTTGGCTCTTCTTACGAATGAGTTCTGCGATGTGCGCGACAAGTTCCAGACCATGATGCAG CTGGAGCAGCAGATCGCGGCATGTGGTCCTAAGTAG